GGCTGTGGTGACCGGGATAAAAATCATTTCGTCATAATTCGAGCCGTAGATGATTCCCTTGGGCTGCATGACGCCGATGACCATGAATCGCTGATCTCCGATATTGACTTCTTTCCCAATTGCGGACTCACTGCCGAACAGGCGTTCGGCGACTTCTTTTCCTAAGGTGACCACACGCTTCCATTCGGCGATGTCTGCTTGCTGTAAAAAGCGTCCTTGCTCCGCTTGAAAATTCCTTGCCATGGAAAACTCGGGAGAAGTTCCAGTGACTTCTCCGCTAAAATGGCGATCTCCTGCCTTGAGCTGCTGTTCGAGAAAGACGCGAGGGACGACGTGCAGATGCGGAAATTTGGCTTGAATCGCGATCGCATCGTCATAGTGTAATCCTGTCGAGCGTCCTTTGAATAATCGCTGTTCTTCTACGGTGAGGGATTTTTGCCAGACGAATAATAAATTCGTCCCGAGCCGTTCGATAGAGCTGACGAGCCAGAGTTGCCCGCCTTCTACGATGGCAATCATGGCTATAACGGAGGCTACGCCGATAATGACTCCGAGCATGGTGAGGGCTGAACGCAGTGCGTTGGCCGACAAATTCTTGAAGGCATCTAAGATGATTGAGCCGAGAATCATCGTCTTCTGTCGATCACGCCATGACCTGGTTTGCCGCTCTGAGACGTTCGTCGGATGATACTTTGCCGTCCGTTAAACTGATGCGACGTTCGGCCTGTGCGGCAATGTCTCGATCGTGGGTAATCATGATAATGGTTTGACCCTGTTGATGCAGGTCATGAAACATGGAGAGAATATCCTGCCCTGATTGGCTATCAAGATTGCCCGTTGGTTCATCGGCGAGGACGATGGCAGGCCGGTTAGCCAATGCCCTGGCGATAGCGACGCGCTGCTGTTGCCCGCCGGAGAGTTGATTCGTGAAATGGTGGGTGCGGTTCTCAAGGCCGACGCGGGTCAGCAGATCCAGAGCGCGCTGGCGTTGAGCTTCTCGTGAATGACCGGCATACAGCAGCGGGAGTTGGACATTTTCCAACGCGGTCTTTCGCGGAAGAAGATGGAAGGTCTGGAAGATAAACCCGATCTTTTGATTTCTGATTATCGTGAGCGCATGATCCGAGAGAGAGGTGATCCGCTCTCCGTCGAGCCGGTAGTCGCCGGAGGAGGGACGGTTCAGGCAGCCGAGAATGTCGAGCAACGTCGTTTTGCCACTCCCCGATTGGCCGACAATGCAGACGAATTCTCCGCGTTCGATGGAAAAATTTACATCGGTTAAGGCGGGAACCGCGATTTCTCCGGCCTGATACACTTTGCTGATATGCTCTAACTCGATCAGCGGTGGAGCCATGGGTTATCGTCTTGAGCGTTCGGTGCGTTTGAATGTTGGGATGACGACTTCATCGCCTTCCTCGAGTCCTTCTGCGATCACGGCTTGCGACGCTGTGCGAAATGCGACTCGAACTTTCCGTTCGGTGATCTGGCCGTTTTCCATGATGTCCACGATATCATCGCCATGTTCGGCCTTGAGAGATTCAAGAGGGACGGTCAGAACGTTATTCAGCGATTCGGTGATGATGTCGATGTTGGCCGTCAGCATCGGGCGCAATTCAGGGCTTGGCCGA
The genomic region above belongs to Nitrospirales bacterium and contains:
- a CDS encoding ABC transporter permease gives rise to the protein MILGSIILDAFKNLSANALRSALTMLGVIIGVASVIAMIAIVEGGQLWLVSSIERLGTNLLFVWQKSLTVEEQRLFKGRSTGLHYDDAIAIQAKFPHLHVVPRVFLEQQLKAGDRHFSGEVTGTSPEFSMARNFQAEQGRFLQQADIAEWKRVVTLGKEVAERLFGSESAIGKEVNIGDQRFMVIGVMQPKGIIYGSNYDEMIFIPVTTALRRFQGTDALRSMIVHVPDRDRMDQTMEQLHAFLIQRHDGVDDVQVRNQGDFLDAVDRTIWTFRIVLGGIAVVALVVGGIGIMNIMLVTVTERTREIGLRKAIGARRQDILLQFLIESITISLVGGLIGVLMGIIAAYGFGDFVAQAMPGGGDWGAVIRPSAIVIAFSFAMIVGVFFGLYPAIKASKLDPAEALRYQ
- a CDS encoding ABC transporter ATP-binding protein is translated as MAPPLIELEHISKVYQAGEIAVPALTDVNFSIERGEFVCIVGQSGSGKTTLLDILGCLNRPSSGDYRLDGERITSLSDHALTIIRNQKIGFIFQTFHLLPRKTALENVQLPLLYAGHSREAQRQRALDLLTRVGLENRTHHFTNQLSGGQQQRVAIARALANRPAIVLADEPTGNLDSQSGQDILSMFHDLHQQGQTIIMITHDRDIAAQAERRISLTDGKVSSDERLRAANQVMA